A window of the Helianthus annuus cultivar XRQ/B chromosome 4, HanXRQr2.0-SUNRISE, whole genome shotgun sequence genome harbors these coding sequences:
- the LOC110937356 gene encoding glutathione S-transferase: MALKLYGTVASDTTQRVQACLYEKEVHFEFITVNTAAGEHKTPRFLARNPFGELPALEDGDVTLFESRAITQYIANKYDGKGTDLIMKDPIKLAIQTVWMDTENQRFDQPFSKLIEAAIEGNEGGNKDVREYQRKLESVLDVYEQRLKESKYLGGDSFTLADLHHLPGMHYLRSTKAKGWFQGRPHVRAWAADILSRPAWVKVAAMSPW, translated from the exons ATGGCACTAAAACTGTACGGAACCGTCGCTTCAGACACCACACAACGTGTTCAAGCTTGTCTCTACGAGAAAGAAGTCCATTTTGAGTTCATCACAGTCAACACAGCCGCCGGAGAACACAAAACGCCTCGTTTCCTCGCACGGAAC CCGTTTGGTGAACTTCCAGCCTTAGAAGACGGTGACGTCACACTTTTCG AATCAAGAGCAATCACACAGTACATAGCAAACAAATACGACGGTAAAGGAACGGATCTGATAATGAAGGATCCGATTAAGCTGGCGATACAAACAGTCTGGATGGATACGGAGAATCAGAGATTTGATCAACCGTTCTCGAAGCTAATTGAAGCTGCTATAGAGGGGAATGAAGGCGGTAATAAAGATGTGCGCGAGTACCAAAGGAAGCTGGAGAGTGTGCTTGATGTGTACGAACAACGGCTCAAGGAGAGCAAGTATTTGGGCGGAGATAGCTTCACACTGGCGGATCTACACCACCTACCCGGGATGCATTACTTACGATCCACCAAGGCCAAGGGATGGTTTCAGGGGCGGCCACACGTGCGCGCTTGGGCCGCTGATATTCTTTCCAGGCCTGCTTGGGTCAAGGTTGCTGCTATGTCTCCTTGGTGA